In Mycobacterium sp. 050128, one genomic interval encodes:
- a CDS encoding thiolase family protein yields MSAPQRTAAIVGVHNTRQGRRLDGETSRGLAIKAILGALDDAGLSLDDVDGISASPHSTSLIYDLRIGPAWQGLAFGVGMITEAVTAIEHGMADVVVLVAAQAGEYRDHEATAPWTRPENEFVAPWGMFTTAEFALIARRHMHVYGTTREQLSIVASTIRNNGSQNPEAVYYQRGPFTPDDITASRPIAEPFHLLDCATTSEGGCALVVANIDKVMDKRESASRPIYVLGSGADFHGPSYQHPPAWDLAGRRGDHVRYVNGVVGRRAAEGAFRHAGIRPDDVDVLELYDPFSFEIIRQLEAFGFCGEGEGGPFVADGHIAINGSHPITTDGGTMSFSHAGANPQMMQRAIRAVQQLRGEAGALQVPDAHVAFCSNGGAGALFTTVLIVGDEPR; encoded by the coding sequence GTGAGCGCGCCGCAACGCACCGCGGCGATCGTCGGGGTGCACAACACCCGACAGGGACGACGCCTCGACGGCGAAACGTCGCGCGGGCTGGCGATCAAGGCGATTCTGGGTGCACTCGACGACGCCGGCCTGAGCCTCGACGACGTGGACGGTATCAGCGCGAGCCCGCACTCGACGTCGTTGATCTACGACCTGCGGATCGGTCCGGCGTGGCAGGGCCTGGCCTTCGGGGTCGGCATGATCACCGAGGCGGTCACCGCGATCGAGCACGGCATGGCCGACGTCGTGGTCCTGGTCGCCGCCCAGGCCGGCGAATACCGCGACCACGAGGCGACGGCGCCATGGACCAGGCCCGAGAACGAGTTCGTCGCGCCGTGGGGCATGTTCACCACCGCCGAGTTCGCGTTGATCGCCCGGCGTCACATGCACGTCTACGGCACCACCCGCGAGCAGCTGTCGATCGTCGCGTCGACAATCCGCAACAACGGATCCCAGAACCCCGAAGCTGTTTACTACCAACGCGGTCCGTTCACCCCGGACGACATCACCGCCTCCCGGCCGATTGCCGAACCGTTTCACCTGCTCGACTGCGCCACCACCTCCGAGGGCGGCTGTGCGCTGGTGGTGGCGAACATCGACAAGGTCATGGACAAACGCGAGTCGGCGAGCCGGCCGATCTACGTGCTGGGCAGCGGCGCGGACTTTCACGGGCCGTCGTATCAGCATCCACCGGCCTGGGACCTGGCCGGGCGGCGCGGCGATCACGTCCGGTACGTCAATGGCGTCGTCGGACGACGCGCGGCCGAAGGCGCGTTCCGCCACGCCGGAATTCGGCCCGACGACGTCGACGTGCTGGAACTCTACGATCCGTTCTCGTTCGAAATCATCCGTCAGCTCGAGGCTTTCGGCTTCTGCGGCGAGGGCGAAGGCGGACCGTTCGTCGCCGACGGCCACATCGCCATCAACGGCAGTCATCCGATCACCACCGATGGAGGAACCATGTCCTTCAGCCACGCCGGGGCCAATCCGCAAATGATGCAACGCGCCATCCGCGCCGTGCAGCAGTTGCGCGGTGAGGCCGGTGCGCTCCAGGTACCCGACGCGCATGTTGCGTTTTGCAGCAACGGGGGAGCGGGTGCCTTGTTCACCACGGTGCTGATCGTCGGAGACGAGCCACGATGA
- the fadD1 gene encoding fatty-acid--CoA ligase FadD1 yields MADDTMQAFLRRRLSDPNVAVKHRDLQWSWIEHLEHATARAAALIGAADPQRPLHVGALLGNTPEMVNQMAAAGLGGYVLCGLNNTRRGEALAADVRRADCQFVVTDAEHRPLLDDLDLAGTRIFDISTPQWTEFISAAGELVPYREVAATDAFMMIFTSGTSGNPKAVQVSHLMAMFAGTNLVQRFALTEQDTCYVSMPLFHSNAVVAGWAPAVCSGAAIVPTKFSATSFLDDVRHYGATYMNYVGKPLAYILATPERDDDADNPLRVAFGNEANDKDIEEFGRRFGVQVEDGFGSTENAVIVIREEGTPKGSIGKGIDGIAIYNSDTITECAVARFDDSGALANADEAVGELVNTAGSGFFTGYYNDPAANAERMRHGMYWSGDLAYRDADGWIYLAGRTADWMRVDGENMAAAPIERILLRHNAINRVAVYAMPDGHVGDQVMAAVVLNEGRTLGPEEFEAFLGRQPDLSPKARPRYVRIATDLPSTATHKVLKRQLIAQGTAIGAEETLWVREPRGTAYRDAANSLVPGGGSAPSPVAPA; encoded by the coding sequence ATGGCTGACGACACCATGCAGGCGTTCCTGCGCCGCCGCCTGTCGGATCCGAACGTCGCCGTGAAACACCGCGATCTGCAATGGAGTTGGATCGAGCACCTGGAGCACGCCACCGCGCGGGCCGCGGCGCTGATCGGTGCCGCCGACCCGCAGCGACCGCTGCACGTCGGTGCGTTGCTGGGCAACACTCCCGAGATGGTCAACCAGATGGCGGCCGCCGGGCTGGGCGGCTACGTGTTGTGCGGACTGAACAACACCCGGCGCGGTGAGGCGCTGGCCGCCGACGTCCGGCGCGCCGACTGCCAGTTCGTCGTGACCGACGCCGAGCACCGGCCACTGCTGGACGACTTGGACCTCGCGGGCACGCGGATCTTTGATATCTCGACACCGCAATGGACCGAATTCATCAGTGCGGCCGGCGAACTGGTCCCGTATCGGGAAGTCGCCGCGACGGACGCGTTCATGATGATCTTCACCTCGGGCACGAGCGGAAATCCCAAGGCGGTTCAGGTCTCCCACCTGATGGCGATGTTCGCCGGCACTAATCTGGTCCAACGTTTCGCCCTCACCGAACAGGACACCTGCTACGTGTCCATGCCGTTGTTTCACTCCAACGCGGTCGTCGCCGGCTGGGCGCCCGCGGTCTGTTCCGGCGCCGCGATCGTGCCGACGAAGTTCTCGGCGACCAGCTTCCTCGACGACGTCCGCCACTACGGTGCGACCTACATGAACTACGTCGGCAAGCCGCTGGCCTATATCCTGGCCACGCCCGAGCGTGACGACGACGCCGACAACCCGCTACGGGTCGCGTTCGGCAACGAGGCCAACGACAAGGATATCGAAGAGTTCGGTCGCCGCTTCGGCGTTCAGGTCGAGGACGGTTTCGGCTCAACCGAGAACGCGGTCATCGTGATTCGCGAAGAAGGCACGCCGAAGGGGTCCATCGGCAAGGGCATCGACGGGATCGCGATCTACAACAGCGACACCATCACCGAATGTGCGGTCGCGCGCTTCGACGACAGCGGCGCGCTCGCCAATGCCGACGAGGCGGTGGGCGAGCTGGTCAACACCGCGGGATCGGGTTTCTTCACCGGCTACTACAACGACCCCGCCGCGAACGCCGAACGGATGCGCCACGGCATGTACTGGTCCGGGGACCTCGCCTACCGCGACGCCGACGGATGGATCTACCTCGCCGGCCGCACCGCGGACTGGATGCGGGTCGACGGTGAAAACATGGCCGCCGCCCCGATCGAGCGAATCCTACTGCGCCACAACGCGATCAATCGAGTCGCGGTGTACGCCATGCCGGATGGGCATGTCGGCGATCAGGTGATGGCCGCTGTGGTGCTGAATGAGGGCCGCACGCTTGGGCCCGAGGAATTCGAAGCCTTCCTGGGCCGCCAACCCGACCTGTCCCCCAAGGCGCGCCCGCGCTATGTGCGCATCGCCACCGACCTGCCCAGCACCGCCACGCACAAGGTTCTCAAGCGCCAGTTGATCGCGCAGGGAACGGCGATCGGCGCGGAGGAAACTCTGTGGGTACGCGAACCTCGCGGCACGGCCTACCGGGACGCGGCTAATTCCTTGGTGCCCGGCGGCGGATCTGCCCCTTCGCCCGTGGCACCCGCTTAA
- a CDS encoding MarR family transcriptional regulator, with product MSTRRSTNGLPVTAYLVLGVLAANDEQLTAGEIKMRAELTVGHFYWSPSVSHVRRELSRLLQWGMVNEIAAHSGKRAITLYETTDSGLDALRRWVQHFPGDDQVVIKHPVILRTWLARGEDPERVVDTLDRHLEATRARLDEALWSRQRSRELGITDDPDQRFSFAVLDYAIRGLYAEISNIAQLRDEIAGGTDRDPVKRVPRAKGQIRRRAPRN from the coding sequence GTGAGTACCCGGCGCAGCACCAATGGCCTACCGGTAACGGCCTACCTGGTGCTGGGCGTGCTGGCGGCAAACGACGAACAGTTGACCGCCGGTGAGATCAAGATGCGCGCCGAGCTGACGGTCGGCCACTTCTATTGGTCGCCCTCGGTCAGTCACGTGCGACGCGAACTGAGTCGGCTGCTGCAGTGGGGGATGGTCAACGAAATTGCCGCTCACTCCGGCAAGCGTGCGATCACCTTGTACGAGACCACCGATTCCGGGCTCGACGCTCTTCGCCGTTGGGTCCAACACTTTCCGGGCGACGATCAGGTGGTCATCAAGCACCCGGTCATCTTGCGTACCTGGCTCGCGCGAGGCGAGGATCCCGAGCGAGTCGTCGACACGCTGGATCGACATCTCGAAGCCACCCGGGCCCGCCTCGACGAGGCACTGTGGTCGCGACAGCGTTCCCGCGAACTCGGCATCACCGACGATCCGGACCAGCGCTTCTCGTTTGCCGTGCTGGACTACGCGATTCGCGGGTTGTATGCGGAGATCTCCAACATCGCGCAGCTGCGCGACGAGATCGCCGGCGGCACAGACAGAGATCCCGTTAAGCGGGTGCCACGGGCGAAGGGGCAGATCCGCCGCCGGGCACCAAGGAATTAG
- a CDS encoding VOC family protein, whose protein sequence is MAIKLENIGIAVRDLEATISFFTDLGLTVVGRDTVSGEWADTAVGLDGNHANIAMLQTPDGHGRLELFEYIHPIAIDSKPTLPNEIGMHRVAFSVDDIDQAVEIAARHGCLPLRGVATYEDAYRLTYLRGPSGIIVMLAEELKKD, encoded by the coding sequence ATGGCCATCAAACTCGAGAACATCGGCATCGCGGTTCGCGACCTGGAAGCGACGATCTCCTTTTTCACCGATCTCGGTCTCACGGTCGTCGGCCGTGACACGGTCAGCGGTGAGTGGGCAGACACTGCCGTCGGCCTCGATGGCAACCACGCCAACATTGCGATGCTCCAGACGCCAGACGGTCACGGCCGCCTTGAGCTGTTCGAGTACATCCACCCGATCGCGATCGACTCGAAGCCCACGCTTCCCAACGAGATTGGTATGCACCGCGTTGCCTTCTCGGTCGACGACATCGACCAGGCCGTTGAGATAGCCGCGCGGCACGGCTGCCTTCCACTTCGCGGCGTGGCGACATATGAGGACGCCTACAGGCTCACCTACCTCCGCGGCCCCAGCGGCATCATCGTGATGCTCGCCGAGGAGCTGAAGAAGGACTGA
- a CDS encoding Zn-ribbon domain-containing OB-fold protein, translated as MTELQPQTGPLPHASSHLSVPFWQGCQSRELRYQRCDACGLANFPPTEHCRQCLSTELHWANSAGSGEIYSWTVVSRPVTPEFEPPYAPAIITLDEGYQMLTNIVGVAPEQLAIGMRVQVDFHVVDPDLTLPYFTNQK; from the coding sequence ATGACCGAGTTGCAACCTCAGACCGGGCCGCTGCCACACGCGAGCAGCCACCTCAGCGTGCCGTTCTGGCAGGGATGTCAATCACGGGAGCTGCGCTATCAGCGCTGCGATGCGTGCGGCCTGGCCAACTTCCCCCCGACCGAGCACTGCCGCCAATGCCTCTCGACCGAATTACACTGGGCCAACAGCGCCGGGTCGGGCGAAATCTACAGCTGGACAGTGGTTTCCCGCCCCGTCACGCCCGAGTTCGAACCACCCTACGCGCCGGCGATCATCACGCTCGACGAGGGCTATCAGATGCTCACCAACATCGTCGGTGTGGCACCCGAGCAGCTGGCGATCGGGATGCGCGTGCAGGTGGACTTCCACGTCGTTGACCCGGACTTGACCCTGCCCTACTTCACCAACCAGAAGTAG
- a CDS encoding SDR family NAD(P)-dependent oxidoreductase, translating to MSESTQVLKGRRILVTGGATGIGAAAVEVLTAAGADLAATYHKTPPPEGLAANWTQCDVRDADAVSAMVQQSAERLGGLDVLVNAAGLWMAGIPGYVGADDISFLLDTNVKATILTNQAAYAVMKEQKPKGGRIINFGSSEAVMGSPISAVYAATKGAVQAWTRSAAKAWASDKITVNSLAPAVQTAGADRLREFLGPDAAALIDQQMQMMIPLGGTLGDPARDLGPMLVFLAGPGSGFITGQLLAVDGGLMMVGG from the coding sequence ATGTCAGAGTCGACACAGGTGCTCAAGGGCCGACGAATCCTGGTGACCGGCGGGGCGACCGGAATCGGCGCGGCCGCCGTCGAAGTTCTCACCGCGGCGGGGGCTGACCTCGCCGCGACCTATCACAAGACGCCGCCACCCGAGGGCCTCGCGGCCAACTGGACGCAGTGCGATGTGCGCGACGCCGACGCCGTCTCGGCGATGGTCCAACAATCCGCCGAGCGGCTGGGCGGCCTCGATGTCCTCGTCAACGCCGCCGGGCTCTGGATGGCCGGGATACCCGGGTACGTCGGCGCCGACGACATTTCGTTCCTGTTGGACACCAACGTCAAGGCGACCATCCTCACCAATCAGGCGGCGTATGCCGTGATGAAGGAGCAGAAACCCAAGGGCGGCAGGATCATCAACTTCGGATCCTCCGAAGCCGTTATGGGCAGCCCGATTTCGGCCGTCTATGCCGCGACCAAGGGGGCCGTGCAGGCCTGGACGCGATCGGCCGCCAAGGCCTGGGCCTCTGACAAGATCACCGTCAACTCGCTGGCGCCCGCGGTACAGACGGCCGGCGCCGACCGGCTGCGCGAATTCCTCGGGCCGGACGCCGCCGCGCTGATCGACCAGCAGATGCAGATGATGATTCCGCTCGGCGGGACCTTGGGAGATCCGGCGCGCGACCTCGGCCCGATGCTGGTTTTCCTGGCCGGTCCGGGGTCGGGCTTCATCACCGGGCAGCTGCTGGCCGTGGACGGCGGCCTGATGATGGTCGGCGGGTAG